The Triticum urartu cultivar G1812 unplaced genomic scaffold, Tu2.1 TuUngrouped_contig_6525, whole genome shotgun sequence sequence ACTGCTGCTGTTGCTGGCTTGAATGATGCTGATGCTGATGCTGCTGAAATAAATGCCAGCCACCAACTGTCCATGGTGGATGTTCATCCATCACAGCCTGATGAGGAACCGGGGCACACGCAGCCCCAGCTCAGCGACGTCGAGGAGGACACGGAGGCGGGCGTTGCGCGTGTGGATGCATGCCTGATTGAACCAGTGGCTGACAACAGTGGTTGTTCTGAAGTTAGAGGTGAAACGGAGGCTCCGCAAAGTCAACCTGAAACTGGACTTCAAGTTAGAGGTGAAATGGAGGCTCTGCAGAGTGAACTTGGAACTGAACTTCAAGTTAGAAATGAAATGGAGGTTCTGCAGAGTGAACCTGAAACTGAAATTCAAGTTGCAGCTGAAATAGTGGCTCCGCAGAGTGAACTTGAAACTGAACTTCAAGGTACCGATGAAGTGGAGGCTCCGCAAAGTGAACGTGAAACTGAGCTTCAAGTTGCAGGTGAAATGGAGGTTCCTCAAAGTGAACCTGAAACTGAACTTCAAGTTGCAAGTGAAATGGAGGCTCCACAAAGTGAACCTGAAGCTGAACTTCAAGTTGCAAGTGAAATGGAGGCTCCACAAAGTGAATCTGAAGCTGAACTTCAAGTTGCCGATGAAATGGAGGCTCCACAAAGTGAACCTGAGGCTGAACTTCAAGTTGCCTATGAAATGGAGGCTCCACAAAGTGAACCTGAGGCTGAACTTCAAGTAGCAGGTGAAATGGAGGCTCTGCATAGTGAACTTGGAAGTGCACTTCAAGTGGTAGGTGAAATGGAGGCTCCGCAAAGTGAACTTGGAACTGAATTTCAAGTGGCAGGTGAAATAGAGGCTCCGCAAAGTGAACCTGAAactgaacttgtcgaggaaactcCACAAATGGAAATTGAGCTTGGAACTGAACTTCAAGTGGCAGGTGAAATGGAGGCTCCGCAAACTGAACATGAAtctgaacttgtcgaggaaactcCACAAATTGAAATTGAAGCTGCTGATGGTGATCCTACTAGAGATGAAGAAGAGCTGCCGGCTTGGTATCAAATTTTTGACCTCAATGTCGACGGAACTCGTGAGAGCTGTGAAGTGACTGAGATTCCCGGTGATCCTCCTGAAGAACATGCTTCTGATTCTCTGCCTGATTTAGTTGGTCAGATGAGTCAGCAAGCATACTCTGATCCTCCAGATACTCAAGTTCAAGATAAACGTGCAGATGAAAACCAACAGTTCGAGGATGATCAGGTGCTTCTAAATCAGGGTATTGTCATGCATGATTTGGATAGGAACTACCAGAACAGCGAGCAGATGCTTATAAATCAGATAGCCGATGAGCATGGACAGGGTGATCAACAGCAGGAGGGCGAGCAAATGCTTTTAAACAATGAGGAAACAATGCTAAAGCAAGATGGGGAGGAGCAGGTGGAGAATGAGCAATTCCTACCTGATCGTGCTGCAGACGTTAATCACCAGATAAAGGAGGAACAAATGCTTCTAGATCATGTTACAGTTGTGCATGACTTGGATCATTGTGATCTGAACGGTGAACAGATGCTACTAACAGATGATTCAGTTAATAAATCTGCAGTTGATGGGGGCCAGTTGAAGGATGGGCAAATGGACCGGGCTGCAAAGAGACAAGCTACACTTCGCAGCCTGGACAATGGCCAAATGATGATTCCTATAATTAATTtggatgacgacgacgatgatgatgattatgcagaGCAGCCTGGTACCAGAGAGTTCTTAGAACCCAAGTAAGCTTTCTTTCATCATTCTTTTTGTCGCAAATCTCAGGGGGGGAGAGGGCAATCTTTTACATTTGAACATGTCCACTATACAGAAGTGATGCCTTACACGTGGATAATTTTCTGCCAGAACGTATGTGTTCTCAAGACGAGCAAGCCGCAAGCTTTCCTGACCATCAGACTAACATCCCAGCATCTTCTTCATCGGTTCCACCACATTCCGGGAATAGGTGGACTGGGATGGGAGCTGTCAATGCACAGGTGAGATGGCTGTTTTGAAAGAATATATCTGTGCCCTCATTTTCGTTCATTATTCTTCGTGCAGCCAGTAAACTAGCTAGAGAGGGTAACTGTTACTGTACAACTTTCTTTAATACTAGGGGTTGCGCTTCTCACCAATGATTTGCCCATATAGTCACATGCTCAAGGGGTAATTACCAAATCAGTCTGTTCATGCTCTTATTGGCATCTCTCAGTACCGCACTTCGTCATTGTTCTTCTCTAACTGTGATCCCCAGCATTGCATTTCTGTCCTGTATTCATACCTTTTTGTCGTTATCTCTTTAAGTAAGATATTTAAACGGTTTCTCATTTCACCAGGGAATTCCCAGTGATGATGGCATCCTATATGGTGGTGCGTTTGACAAGATACCATTAGGTAAGCTCTCCCACTTCACTTCTGGAAATGTGCAAATTTCCTTTCCCAGCTTTTATGTTTGTTCTTGCTGAAACTGGAGCGTTGCCAGCCTGGTTTGTCTCAAATTTTTACCATATATATATGTGGATGAAGCTTGTGTAGATTAGTTAACTTGGGTGCACATTCCTGGCCGCTCGATTAATATGTATGCTGATATTCCGTTGAACTTTTGGACCAAGCCACATATGCATGATAGCTGCCTGTACTGCCTGTACTGCTGGAGGCATTATTTAATTTTCTTTTCTGAAATGGTTCCAAGAGTCATTTGCATGCCCACATGGATTACAGCAACATCATGTCATTTAGTGATATAAGCGCAGGTCATTTCTTTAGGTGGACCGACTATTTTCCATTATTTTCTGTTTATATGAAAACCATGTTTTATTTGCATAGGAATATGAATACCATGTTATTCTTTTACAGAGCACGTTTTCAGTTCCGTACAAAGATATTTGCTCTTTTTCTGCTTAGTCTGTATGTGTTATAATACGGCTGCGCCATATCCCCATTCGATGATCTATATATTTTTCCATACCTGGTGACTAGTTTGCCAATTTGTCTTGGCTTTCGTCCTGGGTTCCTGTACGTGTGCCTGTGCTAACTTACTGAAACAACTCTACAGTTATGTTTGTTCATGTATCCTGCATGCTATGTTTAACTGAACCTACCCTGGGATGCGGTATCTAGTTTCTACAAATCTTGTTTCTGCCAGGGTGCTGCAACTATGTTATCTCCTATTTTCAGGCCGTGTTTACCGCTTACTGAAACAACTTTTCTTGGTAGTCTTTTCCATGCTCGGTGACTAGTTTGTCAACCATGAATCTTCCTGTGTGCCTGTGCCAAAACATATGCTTGTTCATTTCTTGTCCATGCTTTATTCAACAGAACTGAACCTTGGGCTGCGGGGAGTGAATTCTACAGATCTGCTTCGCTGCTAGTTATTTTCAGGCCATGTCTTCCGCCTTAATaatgttttcttttctttcccttttttggCCAGAAGTGATCAACGTGTGGGACCTGCCGTCATCCGAGCTGGGGAAGTCCTGATGAGCTAGCCAGCCATGGTGTGTTGTAACTTGTGCTCCAGCTTACTGTCTGTCTGTCTGTCTGTTGTTAGTTATCCTGGACCGTCGAAGGCCGGGCGCTGGAGCCGGTCGACCGGTCGCTGTTGGTCTGTACTATGTGGTCTTATGCTAGGTAGGCTAGTCTGGTTGTTAGATCCCTAGTTGAGTTGAAAGAAGTCACATTTCCTTGCTGGTCCAGGAAGAAGTGGCTGGTGGTGCCTCCTCTGGTACAGGGTAAGCAAACACTGCCCTGTAGCTTGTTGACAGCCAGCCGCTCCTCCTACAGTTTTGACTGCAAAATGATACCGAGTCCTGTTGGTCTAACCAACCGTTATGTTCCGTGTTGCTCTCCTCCTGATTCACCTTGCGAAGTGCTGCAAAAAGGGCACCGGAGGCTCGTCTGCCAGCAGCTCTGCTCCTACAGTTTTGGCTGCAAAATGTAGGGAGTCTTGTTCATCTAACCATTCCATTGTGTGTTATGACCCTCCTGATGCACCTTGTGAAAGAAGGCTCTGCGAATAGGGCCATCTGTGTGAGAGGTTCATGAGCTCCTCCTGATTCAGCTTGTGAAGTGCCAAAACAGAAGCGTGCTGGAGACCCGGCCTGCTTGCGGCCGATGAGTCGTCGAGCCGAGATAGATGGCCAAACAGAAGAGAAGAAATGTGGCAATGAATGAATGAATATGAATGGGTGGTAATTTGGTTGGTGTGTTCCAGCACCAGCCTAACAAGACAACATTTGTCGGGCTTTTTCCTTGCTTGGTGTGTCCCTGATTTGAGAGGAACAGCACTCTGCTGCTGCAATGCCATTTTGATGGAAGATGTTTTTTTTTTCTGAAGTGATGCAAGGCAAGATGTTGGTGGTGGCAGGGTAAGAAGGTCTGCTGTATGTATAGGTATAGCAACCAACTAACTACCTGAATTATTACTGAATCGTGTTGGACCAAAACCAAACCAAATCATggtccctccgttccaaattacttgtcgcaggtatggatgtatgtagatgtattttagttttagatgcATCCATTTCCGCGaagagtaatttggaacggagggagtagggaCGACTCTCTGTCTCTGGTCTGAGCGTCGGCCTGCCTGTGCCTGGCTGTGTGTATGGTATGGATGAAACTGCCAACACATGTACAGGGAGGGAGCTGTAGCTGGTGTTTTTTGGCTCTTGGGAATTCACAGGGCAGGGATTCAATCTGGTGTTAATGAGACTACGGTGTTAGCGATGTGCCGAGACGCGTATTCTGCTCTATTAGTATGCGTGTACGCATATCCTTTTTTAGGGGTACATATGTAtgtaagtactccctccgtcccataatgtaagatgtTTTTTGATCTAGTAGAGTTAAAAAACGTCTTACAGTATAGGATGAAGCGAGTATGTACTATGTACGTATGCATGCATATCTATCCCGCAACAATGACATGTCAACCACTGAGGCACTGACTAGGCTATACAGCACAGAGCACCAGAAGAGAGGGTGCGCTCATGTCCATTGATTGGCCCATGGTATAATTCACaaggcaaaaaagaaaagaaatggAAGCACACCCGACAAGGCACGAGCCAGATCAGGCTCCTGCCGTGGCGGTGGCATGTGCGGTATGCACATTCAGCAACATCAAAAACTTGGTAAAGATCAACAACCCACGGCCGCCATCGTCTGATGGTACCGGCGCATGACACATGCGCCTGGCTATTTTTTTTTGGGTCATCTACAAATGTTTTTGCAAACGTGTCCGAGAAAGTGACGCAGGGCTCGAGGTGTGTCCAGCTCAAAGAAGACGGGGCTCGGGCCTCGGGAGGGCAGACAACGGAGCTTCACCGGCAGCCGAGACCTCGAGCTCAACTGCTCAACGAAGACCACGGCGTCGAGAAGGCAATGGAGGTGGAGCTCCACCGGCGGCAGCGACAGCGAGGTCAAGGAAGAGGAGGATGGAATAAGTCACATTTGCTTGCTGATCCAGGTAGAAGTGGCTTTACACTCTACAGGGCAAGCAAACTCTACTCTGTAGCTTACAGTCAGCTCCTGCTCCTACAATTTTTACtgaacacaagtctgaattagtGTTACTGACAGTCAGCAAACACCCTGTAGTTTGACAGATGCTAACGAGCTCCGCCTGATTCAGCTTGTCAAGGTGATGTTACTGAACAGAAGTGTGATGTGCTGTCGAGGCTGTTTGGTTTCCAGCCACACTTTGCCATATTTTGTCACACCTAAACTTAGGCAAGTTTGATCAAGTTAGATAGGTGT is a genomic window containing:
- the LOC125530734 gene encoding retinitis pigmentosa 1-like 1 protein isoform X1, giving the protein MSRSYSQNDRRASSDDRRPAPIDDRRPSVDRRLDRKRRSRSRSRSRSRSRTRPRSSYSGGRRDPDWRPRGGDFDQPRSGDLDQSKVPAEPATVASRDGDVDGDDVDELPMDPKIPRSEVVMVEATDGAGREDEAAVEPEHDGARHEDEEAEYEYEEVVESDDHGEDDDGVTYEYEEMETEDNGQDDETAAVAGLNDADADAAEINASHQLSMVDVHPSQPDEEPGHTQPQLSDVEEDTEAGVARVDACLIEPVADNSGCSEVRGETEAPQSQPETGLQVRGEMEALQSELGTELQVRNEMEVLQSEPETEIQVAAEIVAPQSELETELQGTDEVEAPQSERETELQVAGEMEVPQSEPETELQVASEMEAPQSEPEAELQVASEMEAPQSESEAELQVADEMEAPQSEPEAELQVAYEMEAPQSEPEAELQVAGEMEALHSELGSALQVVGEMEAPQSELGTEFQVAGEIEAPQSEPETELVEETPQMEIELGTELQVAGEMEAPQTEHESELVEETPQIEIEAADGDPTRDEEELPAWYQIFDLNVDGTRESCEVTEIPGDPPEEHASDSLPDLVGQMSQQAYSDPPDTQVQDKRADENQQFEDDQVLLNQGIVMHDLDRNYQNSEQMLINQIADEHGQGDQQQEGEQMLLNNEETMLKQDGEEQVENEQFLPDRAADVNHQIKEEQMLLDHVTVVHDLDHCDLNGEQMLLTDDSVNKSAVDGGQLKDGQMDRAAKRQATLRSLDNGQMMIPIINLDDDDDDDDYAEQPGTREFLEPKSDALHVDNFLPERMCSQDEQAASFPDHQTNIPASSSSVPPHSGNRWTGMGAVNAQGIPSDDGILYGGAFDKIPLEVINVWDLPSSELGKS
- the LOC125530734 gene encoding retinitis pigmentosa 1-like 1 protein isoform X2; its protein translation is MSRSYSQNDRRASSDDRRPAPIDDRRPSVDRRLDRKRRSRSRSRSRSRSRTRPRSSYSGGRRDPDWRPRGGDFDQPRSGDLDQSKVPAEPATVASRDGDVDGDDVDELPMDPKIPRSEVVMVEATDGAGREDEAAVEPEHDGARHEDEEAEYEYEEVVESDDHGEDDDGVTYEYEEMETEDNGQDDETAAVAGLNDADADAAEINASHQLSMVDVHPSQPDEEPGHTQPQLSDVEEDTEAGVARVDACLIEPVADNSGCSEVRGETEAPQSQPETGLQVRGEMEALQSELGTELQVRNEMEVLQSEPETEIQVAAEIVAPQSELETELQGTDEVEAPQSERETELQVAGEMEVPQSEPETELQVASEMEAPQSEPEAELQVASEMEAPQSESEAELQVADEMEAPQSEPEAELQVAYEMEAPQSEPEAELQVAGEMEALHSELGSALQVVGEMEAPQSELGTEFQVAGEIEAPQSEPETELVEETPQMEIELGTELQVAGEMEAPQTEHESELVEETPQIEIEAADGDPTRDEEELPAWYQIFDLNVDGTRESCEVTEIPGDPPEEHASDSLPDLVGQMSQQAYSDPPDTQVQDKRADENQQFEDDQVLLNQGIVMHDLDRNYQNSEQMLINQIADEHGQGDQQQEGEQMLLNNEETMLKQDGEEQVENEQFLPDRAADVNHQIKEEQMLLDHVTVVHDLDHCDLNGEQMLLTDDSVNKSAVDGGQLKDGQMDRAAKRQATLRSLDNGQMMIPIINLDDDDDDDDYAEQPGTREFLEPKSDALHVDNFLPERMCSQDEQAASFPDHQTNIPASSSSVPPHSGNRWTGMGAVNAQGIPSDDGILYGGAFDKIPLVINVWDLPSSELGKS